In Microcoleus sp. FACHB-831, one genomic interval encodes:
- a CDS encoding pentapeptide repeat-containing protein, with protein sequence MDAQELLSRYEAGERQFSRVNLIKVCLTEAKLIGINLMGAELIGADLRGVDLTEAHLNQAKLNQASLADADMIEACLIGAEMVGVDLTGSDLTEADLSGADLRGAKLGGADLKRANLGKTDLTGADLRGADLSGANLKLANLSGADLDGAYLGKADLTGAVIQGANIRNAGMSGALMPDGTVHN encoded by the coding sequence ATGGATGCTCAAGAGCTTTTAAGTCGATACGAGGCAGGAGAACGCCAGTTTAGTCGGGTAAATCTGATTAAGGTATGTCTAACTGAAGCTAAGCTCATTGGAATAAATCTAATGGGGGCAGAATTAATTGGAGCAGATTTAAGGGGAGTAGATCTGACGGAAGCCCATCTCAATCAGGCCAAACTTAATCAAGCGTCTTTAGCTGATGCAGACATGATTGAAGCGTGTCTGATTGGGGCAGAAATGGTTGGGGTAGATCTAACAGGTTCGGACTTGACTGAAGCCGATTTAAGTGGAGCCGACCTGCGGGGGGCAAAGCTAGGTGGAGCGGACTTGAAGAGGGCTAACTTGGGTAAGACAGACCTGACGGGCGCAGACCTTAGAGGAGCTGATTTGAGTGGAGCTAATCTGAAGCTAGCCAATCTCAGTGGAGCTGATTTAGATGGTGCATATTTAGGTAAGGCTGACCTGACAGGAGCAGTTATCCAGGGTGCAAATATTAGAAACGCAGGAATGAGCGGTGCTTTAATGCCCGACGGAACAGTACACAACTAA
- the chrA gene encoding chromate efflux transporter, translated as MNNSLTNRLGELAKLFFKMGVISFGGPAAHIAMMEDEVVKRRQWLTSEHFLDLIGATNLIPGPSSTEMAIHVGYIYAGWVGLIVAGASFILPAALITGGFAWVYVTYGTLPQVAPLLYGIKPAVLAVILNALWRLGKKAVKTSKLLVIALGVAALVLLLNVNEAIALLIGGLLGMFWLHFPAKRNSPEDNTNLLIAGLTTGATLKATAAVGASAATASAANVSLWQLGLFFLKIGSILFGGGYVLVAFLQGGLVEEYGWLTQQQLLDAIAIGQFTPGPVLSTATFIGYIIAGVPGAIVATVGIFLPSFFFVAALNPLVPRLRASKWTAAFLDAVNVSSVALMAVVTLQLGAATLLVAKAPYVDFVALAIALLSAVLAIRFNINAAWLVLGGALIGWLFFTLGLYPIK; from the coding sequence ATGAATAACTCCCTAACAAATCGCCTGGGGGAACTAGCCAAACTCTTTTTCAAAATGGGAGTCATCAGCTTCGGGGGACCCGCCGCCCATATCGCGATGATGGAAGATGAAGTGGTCAAGCGGCGTCAATGGCTGACAAGCGAACATTTTCTGGATTTAATTGGCGCAACTAACCTGATTCCTGGCCCTAGTTCCACAGAAATGGCTATTCATGTGGGATACATCTATGCAGGATGGGTGGGGCTGATTGTGGCGGGTGCTAGTTTTATATTGCCTGCGGCTTTAATTACAGGTGGGTTTGCTTGGGTTTATGTCACCTATGGCACTTTGCCACAAGTTGCGCCTCTACTGTATGGTATTAAGCCTGCTGTTTTAGCGGTTATTTTGAATGCCCTTTGGCGCTTAGGGAAAAAGGCGGTTAAGACTAGCAAACTATTAGTAATTGCATTGGGCGTTGCGGCGTTGGTATTGCTCTTAAATGTCAATGAAGCGATCGCTCTTTTAATTGGTGGTTTACTAGGAATGTTTTGGTTGCATTTTCCTGCTAAACGCAACTCGCCAGAAGATAATACAAACCTCCTCATCGCTGGCTTAACTACAGGTGCGACTTTAAAAGCGACAGCCGCAGTTGGTGCATCGGCGGCTACTGCATCAGCGGCAAATGTTAGTTTGTGGCAGTTAGGTTTATTTTTCCTAAAAATCGGTAGCATTTTGTTTGGCGGCGGCTACGTCTTAGTGGCCTTTCTCCAAGGGGGATTAGTTGAGGAGTACGGCTGGCTGACACAACAGCAATTGCTAGATGCGATCGCTATAGGTCAATTTACTCCTGGCCCCGTCCTTTCTACTGCTACTTTCATCGGCTATATTATTGCAGGCGTTCCTGGTGCAATTGTGGCAACGGTGGGTATTTTCCTCCCATCTTTTTTCTTCGTTGCTGCTCTAAATCCCCTAGTGCCTCGCTTGCGTGCCTCAAAATGGACAGCGGCTTTTCTAGATGCTGTTAATGTTAGCTCTGTAGCGCTGATGGCTGTCGTCACTTTGCAACTAGGAGCAGCCACTTTATTAGTAGCAAAAGCACCTTATGTAGATTTTGTAGCCCTAGCGATCGCTCTCCTCTCAGCCGTTCTAGCAATTCGCTTCAATATCAACGCCGCATGGCTAGTTTTAGGCGGTGCTTTAATTGGATGGCTGTTTTTTACTCTTGGGCTGTACCCGATAAAATAG
- a CDS encoding DoxX family protein, translating into MSDSQNNIALKAKDIAIAYLLLRILIGVNYFNHGFTRIFNIPGFAEDTVKQLANSYFPEFLVRINSYLVPPVELIVGVLITIGLATRSALIATFILMIILMMGVTSVQNWGAATSQLTYGIILFILLAGSNFNIFSLDRWMQNKRSGANSSEHRGQSTANFMNNFWTRRKRHKRSSAHTNFR; encoded by the coding sequence ATGAGCGACAGCCAAAACAACATTGCTTTGAAAGCAAAGGATATTGCGATCGCCTATTTGTTGTTGCGAATTCTCATCGGTGTAAATTACTTTAATCACGGATTTACTCGTATCTTCAACATCCCAGGATTCGCTGAAGATACCGTCAAGCAACTCGCCAATTCTTATTTCCCCGAATTTCTAGTAAGAATCAATTCTTACTTAGTACCTCCTGTAGAATTAATTGTCGGCGTATTAATTACAATTGGCTTGGCAACGCGGAGCGCTCTAATAGCAACATTTATCTTGATGATTATCTTGATGATGGGCGTTACATCAGTACAAAACTGGGGTGCAGCTACTTCACAGCTAACTTATGGAATTATCTTGTTTATTTTACTTGCTGGCAGCAACTTCAATATTTTCTCCCTCGATCGTTGGATGCAAAATAAACGAAGCGGTGCCAATTCGTCAGAGCATCGCGGACAAAGTACAGCCAACTTTATGAACAATTTTTGGACGCGACGCAAACGACACAAGCGCTCATCCGCCCATACCAATTTTAGGTAG
- a CDS encoding NAD(P)/FAD-dependent oxidoreductase has product MHKNCRVVIIGAGFGGLQAAQSLANSGADVVLIDRNNYHTFVPLLYQVATAQLPPEHIAYPARTISRRVPSSKIKQTSNDRFLMAEVQRIDFSEQIVETDSSTIPYDFLVLATGSRTQFLGIPGASEYAFSMRTLEESVALRNHIFSCFEKATQELDPLRREQLLTFAIVGGGPTGVEMAGALIEMLRGRLRGDYPTLDLRQVRLILVQSSDRLLADLPPKLGTYTYKRLRKLGVEVYLQTKVTQVTPDTVHLQGDRAIPTATVIWTAGLEANSPATSEDLSTANKGKLRVLPTLQLLDRSNVYAIGDLAYVEKNGYSLTGVAPEALQQGVAVARNIKRQLRGKDPKPFSYLNKGRLAIIGCYSGVGKIGPIAFTGFLPWLMWLGVHLVYLPGYRSRLLVLLTWFHTYLLGDRAVRLILPFQRR; this is encoded by the coding sequence ATGCACAAAAATTGCCGCGTCGTTATTATTGGGGCTGGATTTGGCGGATTGCAAGCAGCGCAATCTTTAGCTAATTCTGGTGCAGATGTAGTGTTAATCGATCGCAACAACTATCATACTTTTGTACCGCTACTGTATCAGGTCGCAACAGCTCAATTGCCACCAGAGCATATAGCTTACCCGGCGCGTACAATTTCGCGACGAGTTCCCTCCAGCAAAATTAAACAAACTTCCAACGATCGGTTCCTGATGGCTGAAGTTCAGCGCATTGATTTTTCAGAACAGATAGTTGAGACAGATAGTTCTACGATTCCCTATGACTTTCTAGTGCTGGCTACTGGAAGCCGAACGCAGTTTTTAGGTATTCCTGGTGCGTCAGAATATGCATTTTCAATGAGAACGTTGGAAGAATCAGTCGCACTAAGAAATCATATTTTCTCTTGCTTTGAAAAAGCTACCCAGGAACTCGATCCATTACGACGCGAACAACTGCTTACATTTGCAATTGTAGGCGGCGGGCCAACTGGTGTCGAGATGGCAGGAGCCTTAATTGAAATGCTTCGAGGTCGCTTGCGCGGGGATTATCCCACACTGGATTTACGGCAAGTGAGACTAATTCTCGTGCAATCGAGCGATCGCTTGTTAGCCGATCTCCCGCCAAAGCTGGGAACTTACACCTACAAGCGCTTGCGTAAGCTTGGAGTAGAAGTTTATCTGCAAACGAAAGTCACCCAAGTCACGCCAGACACCGTGCATCTTCAAGGCGATCGCGCGATTCCAACCGCAACCGTTATTTGGACAGCAGGCTTAGAAGCTAACTCTCCCGCAACATCAGAAGATTTATCCACAGCCAACAAAGGAAAATTGCGCGTTCTTCCCACCCTGCAATTGCTAGATAGATCCAATGTTTATGCTATTGGAGATCTAGCTTATGTAGAGAAGAACGGTTATTCTTTGACTGGCGTTGCACCAGAAGCACTCCAGCAAGGTGTCGCTGTAGCGCGAAATATTAAGCGACAGCTTAGAGGTAAAGATCCAAAGCCTTTTAGCTATTTGAATAAGGGGAGATTAGCGATTATTGGCTGCTATTCAGGCGTGGGAAAAATTGGCCCAATTGCATTTACAGGCTTTTTACCTTGGCTGATGTGGCTAGGAGTCCACTTAGTATATCTTCCCGGCTACCGCAGTCGGTTGTTAGTATTGCTGACTTGGTTTCACACCTATTTATTGGGCGATCGCGCCGTTCGCTTGATTCTACCTTTTCAAAGACGTTAG
- a CDS encoding pentapeptide repeat-containing protein — translation MAGEPGIKVEKHRSPFHKDIKVKPKELLTSLGKATINGFFLKWDDLAENGVEVLASLGLEAKPGEIASLLILRSLIQAIRNLLDENKELLLKKADNPKTLYKELDSSLENGELVIDKDFFQRPGNLPIVQAAKTGFAKWLEEFVEKKVEADNISSRLPAYFVFALNEQWRTRSQDYAALKEVLDTPFTQATEREQGWLRYRAWLQKRVEEPMFLEAFSLKQVYVPLRAYYERQPKLQPEKKLELGINEGKGHERVAVDLNTELEKWLQEAKPDDAIRLISGDPGSGKSSFAKIFAAKQAEKGEIPVLLIPLHLFTPSDDLVKAVGEFVQVEGFLRHNPMDRSDGEERLLIIFDGLDELSKQGKIAEEIAKQFVEEVRSRVSQFNHHKTRLQVLLSGREVSVQANRSKFRELHQTLHIIPYFVTKEEREDASNNYVDEQTLLEQDQRQIWWQSYGEAKGKEYTGLPPELDNPNLVEITAQPLLNYLVALSLEGGKLQFSEETNLNEIYGDLLEAVYERGYEKQGHRVIEGIEKHEFIGILEEIALACWHGVGRTTTVSEIEKHCGNSGFRDILNRFQEDSKSSVIRLLTAFYFRESGRLQGSEKTFEFTHKSFGEYLTAKRIVEEVRLIHEELEERKKNRRKGCDERDALVRWVTLCNLSEMDEYLFKFICDEMRLQNASDVQNWQKSLCRLIEFMLVNGLPLESLRPRNDFHIELLQARDTEEALLAVLNACARVTKATSEIKWPYRNTFGAWISRLQGQRVGTENALALECLSFLDLQGCILHIRDFISANLAFTNLENAELIFANLLRANLVGANLVSANLVSANLVSANLQGANLQGANLQGANLYNANLQGADLYEVKLEGAILEQANLEGTILEGKDIASLTESSNEDSEES, via the coding sequence ATGGCTGGGGAACCTGGAATTAAAGTCGAGAAGCATCGTTCACCCTTTCACAAGGATATTAAGGTAAAACCCAAGGAGCTACTTACGTCACTGGGTAAGGCAACGATCAATGGTTTTTTCTTGAAGTGGGATGACCTTGCTGAAAATGGGGTTGAGGTTTTGGCATCCCTTGGACTAGAGGCAAAGCCTGGAGAAATTGCTAGTTTGCTGATTTTACGCTCTCTCATCCAGGCAATACGGAATTTGTTAGACGAAAATAAAGAACTGCTACTCAAGAAGGCAGACAATCCTAAGACTTTGTACAAAGAGCTAGATTCGTCTTTAGAAAATGGGGAATTGGTAATTGACAAAGACTTTTTTCAGCGTCCCGGAAATTTGCCTATTGTTCAAGCCGCTAAGACTGGATTTGCCAAGTGGTTAGAGGAGTTTGTTGAGAAGAAGGTTGAGGCAGACAATATTAGCAGTCGTCTTCCTGCTTACTTTGTCTTTGCCCTGAATGAGCAGTGGCGGACTCGTTCACAAGACTATGCTGCCTTAAAAGAGGTACTGGATACACCTTTCACTCAAGCTACTGAACGAGAGCAGGGATGGTTACGATATCGGGCATGGCTGCAAAAGCGGGTTGAAGAACCGATGTTCTTAGAAGCCTTCAGCCTGAAACAGGTCTACGTGCCTTTACGAGCCTACTATGAGCGTCAGCCGAAGCTTCAGCCGGAGAAGAAACTAGAACTAGGCATTAATGAAGGGAAAGGCCATGAGCGAGTTGCCGTTGACCTCAATACTGAACTGGAAAAGTGGTTGCAGGAAGCGAAGCCTGATGATGCCATCCGCTTAATTAGTGGAGATCCAGGTAGTGGCAAGTCTTCGTTTGCCAAAATCTTTGCCGCTAAACAGGCAGAAAAAGGGGAAATTCCAGTTCTGTTGATTCCCCTACACTTATTTACACCCTCGGATGACTTGGTTAAAGCCGTGGGGGAATTTGTGCAAGTTGAGGGTTTCTTGCGCCACAATCCTATGGATCGAAGTGACGGCGAAGAACGATTGCTGATTATCTTTGATGGCTTGGATGAGCTATCGAAGCAGGGCAAAATTGCCGAAGAAATTGCTAAACAGTTTGTGGAAGAAGTAAGGTCTAGAGTTTCGCAATTTAATCACCATAAAACCCGATTGCAGGTTTTGCTAAGTGGACGAGAAGTGTCAGTACAGGCGAATCGCAGCAAATTTCGGGAACTGCATCAAACTTTGCATATTATTCCCTATTTTGTAACAAAAGAAGAGAGAGAAGACGCAAGTAACAACTATGTTGATGAGCAAACGTTGCTGGAGCAAGATCAACGGCAAATTTGGTGGCAGTCCTATGGCGAAGCTAAAGGCAAAGAGTACACAGGCTTACCTCCAGAATTGGACAACCCAAATTTGGTTGAGATTACAGCTCAACCGTTGCTGAATTATCTGGTTGCACTAAGCCTTGAGGGAGGTAAGTTGCAATTTTCGGAAGAGACTAACCTCAATGAAATCTATGGGGATTTGCTAGAGGCAGTTTACGAGCGAGGGTATGAAAAGCAAGGGCATCGGGTGATTGAGGGAATTGAGAAACACGAGTTTATCGGCATTCTTGAGGAAATTGCGCTGGCTTGCTGGCATGGAGTTGGTAGGACAACCACGGTCAGTGAAATTGAAAAACACTGTGGCAATAGCGGATTCAGGGATATTTTGAACCGCTTTCAAGAAGACTCAAAATCCAGCGTTATTCGTCTGCTCACTGCCTTTTACTTTCGGGAAAGTGGCAGGTTACAGGGAAGCGAAAAAACGTTTGAATTTACCCACAAAAGCTTTGGTGAGTATCTAACGGCAAAACGCATTGTAGAGGAAGTTCGGCTTATTCATGAAGAATTAGAGGAGCGTAAGAAAAACCGGCGCAAAGGATGTGATGAACGAGATGCCCTTGTCAGGTGGGTAACTCTATGCAATCTTTCAGAAATGGATGAATACTTATTTAAATTCATATGTGATGAAATGCGTTTGCAAAATGCATCGGATGTTCAAAATTGGCAAAAGAGCTTGTGTCGCCTGATTGAGTTTATGCTAGTTAATGGATTACCCCTGGAAAGTCTAAGACCCAGAAATGACTTTCACATAGAACTTTTGCAGGCACGGGATACGGAAGAAGCTTTATTGGCTGTATTAAATGCCTGTGCGAGAGTGACAAAGGCAACTTCAGAAATTAAATGGCCGTATCGTAATACTTTTGGTGCATGGATTTCAAGGCTGCAAGGACAGAGGGTAGGAACAGAAAATGCACTTGCCCTTGAATGTCTTAGCTTTCTCGATTTGCAAGGCTGCATTCTGCATATTAGAGACTTTATTAGTGCAAATCTTGCTTTTACTAACCTTGAGAATGCAGAACTTATTTTTGCAAATCTTCTAAGAGCAAATCTTGTAGGTGCGAATCTTGTAAGTGCGAATCTTGTAAGTGCGAATCTTGTAAGTGCGAATCTTCAAGGTGCAAATCTTCAAGGTGCAAATCTTCAAGGTGCGAATCTGTACAACGCGAACCTTCAAGGGGCGGATCTTTACGAGGTAAAGCTTGAAGGAGCCATTCTTGAACAGGCGAATCTTGAAGGAACGATTCTTGAAGGTAAAGACATAGCAAGCCTGACTGAAAGCTCAAATGAAGACTCAGAGGAATCTTAG
- a CDS encoding type II toxin-antitoxin system HicB family antitoxin: MTTLNQKNKQSEKPPLEYYLNLQYPLTLYPAPEGGYVAQIKDLPGCLTQGETVDETIANINEARELWIETAYEAEDDIPLPSTDDPYRGKRILQVSKSLHSLLAEKAGRENVSVNQYIESLLSRE, encoded by the coding sequence ATGACAACACTGAATCAGAAGAACAAGCAGAGTGAGAAGCCGCCACTGGAATATTATTTGAATCTTCAGTATCCACTAACACTTTATCCCGCTCCCGAAGGGGGATATGTGGCTCAGATTAAAGACTTGCCTGGATGTCTAACTCAAGGTGAAACAGTAGATGAGACGATCGCAAATATAAATGAGGCGCGGGAGTTGTGGATTGAGACAGCTTACGAAGCTGAAGATGATATTCCTTTACCCAGCACTGACGATCCCTACAGAGGTAAGCGAATCTTGCAGGTGTCTAAATCTCTGCATAGTCTTTTGGCTGAGAAGGCTGGCAGGGAAAATGTGAGTGTCAATCAGTATATTGAGTCTCTGTTAAGTAGGGAATGA
- a CDS encoding type II toxin-antitoxin system HicA family toxin — translation MGKLKKLVEQFLNQPPEVRFEDVCYLLEAFGFEEKRSKGSHHSFRDSQGKKITVPKKGGQKVKGIYVQQIVQLLNLEEWSDDNTESEEQAE, via the coding sequence ATGGGCAAATTAAAGAAATTAGTAGAACAATTCCTTAACCAACCACCGGAAGTGCGGTTTGAGGATGTGTGCTACCTGTTGGAAGCTTTTGGCTTTGAAGAAAAAAGGTCTAAGGGTAGCCACCATAGTTTTCGAGATTCGCAAGGTAAAAAAATCACGGTACCAAAAAAAGGCGGACAGAAAGTTAAGGGAATTTATGTCCAGCAAATTGTTCAACTATTGAACTTGGAAGAATGGAGCGATGACAACACTGAATCAGAAGAACAAGCAGAGTGA
- a CDS encoding Uma2 family endonuclease has translation MSDVAMKTLAKWSVDDYHRMIEAGILRDRRVELLKGEIVEMSPEGEPHAYFSSEAGEYLARLLGDRAMIRQSKPITLPNDSEPEPDIAIVQRLGREYLEHHPYPENIFWLIEYSDSTLDKDLQTKSKVYAEVKIAEYWVVNLKKRQLIVFRDPQDGEYASKYTLSGGTIYPLAFPELGISVNSIVSI, from the coding sequence ATGAGCGATGTTGCGATGAAAACGCTAGCCAAATGGTCTGTGGATGACTATCACCGCATGATCGAAGCGGGGATTTTGCGCGATCGCCGTGTGGAATTATTGAAGGGGGAAATTGTAGAGATGTCGCCCGAAGGGGAACCGCACGCCTATTTCAGCAGTGAAGCAGGGGAATATCTGGCTCGATTGTTGGGCGATCGCGCTATGATTCGCCAAAGTAAGCCGATTACACTTCCGAATGACTCTGAGCCTGAGCCTGATATTGCTATTGTGCAACGGTTGGGGCGCGAGTACCTAGAGCATCACCCTTATCCTGAAAATATTTTCTGGTTGATTGAATACTCAGATTCAACCTTGGACAAAGATTTGCAGACAAAAAGTAAAGTCTATGCTGAAGTGAAAATCGCTGAATACTGGGTGGTTAATCTCAAGAAAAGACAGCTTATAGTATTTCGCGATCCCCAAGATGGGGAGTATGCTTCCAAGTACACACTATCTGGGGGGACAATTTACCCATTAGCGTTTCCAGAGCTAGGTATATCGGTAAATTCAATTGTCAGCATTTAG
- a CDS encoding ABC transporter ATP-binding protein produces the protein MQIVLRSISYFRKDLRLIVTLLFLIGASVLLNLLNAWPMAILVDTVLSPTPKPTWIHRLFLAPFGESRVSQVIGMALVGMLVKILSDTVIMLRTMLNFRIKYNGTLRVRTELYDKLQALSLGWHGSRSQGDAIYRLSYDSLGPWGVIDTLIGSTAASVTLTAMIWIMLSRHVLLTVFALSITPLLILANWYFGERIRRRAFESKRIDALMTSTMQQAIELIGLIQSFGREATESRRFTRMVEQSVSASMRLNWQETLFPLAVQVIFALGGAVIFGYGGYLVYRDQFLRPVPDGVTAGDLIVFMAYLGQLWDPLGWVLGFTTKIQTFVASCDRVFVVIDEPPAISDEPDARSLLVHPRTLTLAKVSFEYLPGRPVLREIDATIEPGQMVAFLGPSGTGKSTLLNLLPRFYDPTEGSVQLDGFDLRTLKVADVRKHMALVTQGSPLFPGTIAENIAYGSADATFYEIKEAAIESGAAEFIETLPSQYDTMLSEGGQNLSGGQRQRLAIARALATKAPILILDEPTSSLDLKHEQWVIETLQRLRRKRTIILVTHRLETAVDCDRIFVMHEGKIVEEGTHDELLSQRGSYSRMLGYHS, from the coding sequence ATGCAGATCGTCCTTCGGTCGATCTCCTACTTCCGCAAGGACTTAAGGCTGATCGTCACGCTCTTATTTTTGATTGGGGCTTCGGTGCTTTTGAACCTTCTCAACGCTTGGCCTATGGCGATTCTAGTTGATACGGTTCTCTCACCAACCCCGAAACCAACTTGGATTCACAGGCTATTTCTAGCTCCTTTCGGCGAAAGCAGGGTGAGCCAGGTTATCGGGATGGCGCTCGTCGGGATGCTCGTCAAGATCCTGAGCGATACCGTAATCATGCTGCGGACAATGTTGAACTTCCGCATCAAGTACAACGGAACGTTGCGGGTTCGCACCGAACTATACGACAAACTACAGGCGCTGAGTTTAGGCTGGCACGGTTCGCGATCGCAGGGCGATGCAATCTATCGGTTGAGCTACGACAGCCTTGGCCCCTGGGGGGTAATCGATACGCTCATCGGCTCTACCGCCGCATCTGTCACGCTTACGGCGATGATCTGGATCATGCTGTCGCGCCACGTCCTTCTCACCGTGTTCGCACTGTCGATTACGCCGCTTTTGATACTGGCGAATTGGTATTTCGGGGAAAGGATTAGGCGTCGAGCCTTCGAGTCTAAGCGTATCGACGCGCTGATGACCTCGACCATGCAGCAAGCGATAGAGTTGATCGGGCTGATCCAGTCTTTTGGTCGAGAAGCAACGGAGTCGCGGCGCTTCACGCGGATGGTCGAGCAGAGCGTCTCTGCATCCATGCGGCTCAATTGGCAAGAAACTCTCTTTCCACTCGCAGTTCAGGTAATCTTCGCTCTGGGAGGGGCGGTAATTTTCGGCTACGGAGGGTATCTGGTCTATCGCGACCAATTTTTGCGTCCCGTCCCGGACGGCGTGACTGCTGGGGATTTGATCGTATTTATGGCGTATCTGGGGCAGCTATGGGACCCGTTGGGTTGGGTGTTGGGGTTTACAACGAAGATCCAGACATTCGTAGCTTCATGCGATCGCGTGTTTGTAGTAATTGACGAGCCGCCTGCTATAAGCGATGAGCCTGACGCGCGATCGCTTCTTGTCCATCCCCGGACGCTAACCCTTGCCAAGGTGAGCTTTGAATACCTCCCCGGGCGGCCTGTCTTGCGCGAGATTGATGCTACTATCGAACCTGGTCAGATGGTGGCGTTTTTGGGGCCTAGCGGCACGGGAAAAAGCACGCTGCTCAACCTCTTGCCGCGCTTCTACGACCCGACAGAGGGGAGCGTCCAACTTGACGGCTTCGACCTCCGCACCCTGAAGGTTGCCGATGTCCGCAAACACATGGCGCTGGTTACGCAAGGCAGTCCGCTTTTCCCCGGAACGATTGCGGAGAATATCGCCTACGGCAGCGCGGACGCCACTTTCTACGAAATTAAGGAGGCGGCGATTGAATCTGGGGCGGCTGAGTTCATCGAAACTTTGCCCAGCCAGTACGATACCATGCTCAGCGAGGGCGGCCAGAACCTATCGGGCGGACAGCGACAGCGCCTAGCGATCGCGCGTGCGCTAGCTACTAAGGCTCCTATACTTATCCTCGACGAACCCACGAGTTCGCTAGATTTGAAGCACGAGCAGTGGGTGATAGAGACTCTCCAGCGTCTGCGCCGCAAAAGAACAATTATCTTGGTGACGCACCGACTTGAGACAGCGGTAGACTGCGATCGCATTTTTGTGATGCACGAAGGCAAAATCGTTGAGGAGGGCACTCATGATGAACTGCTTTCCCAACGGGGGAGCTACTCCCGAATGTTGGGCTATCATTCTTGA
- a CDS encoding cytochrome P450, producing MNQQIDELIVIDDGQEPPKDAIAPPRKPKWSDTLNYIANPDRFCRQNLEKYGSIFTTSVFGGTTIFVGSAKAIQMTFNGDLKYTEIALPPTTMDMFGEYSLFQRPDLHRQRKSALRPGLTGQVLEAYAPEISRAIALGISEWPTPSRLALYPAVEKICFDVLVPLLLGVSLNDADPTTFEGLPVSSKAELKELYKTFFDGFYGLLKWKSGFTVYGRGLKARARLIDFMRAVIKRRRTQGGVLDPTVDFLAMMLASQQENPDGVFSDTLIENQCLLELWAAHYQLSSLVSSLIYQLGCHPQVLQRLREEQTEVMGARNNISTFLPENLKQMVFLEATIKETLRTQPPSSTANRRLTKSVVLDGVLYKQGCSVMAEPRIAHIMPEYFHEPEVFAPERFLPPRSEGKMYEFIPFGGGVHACLGAQLTMLITKIFASYVVYDFDWKLTGDAKFVQFPLKKIKDDYQIDIARLP from the coding sequence ATGAATCAACAAATCGACGAGTTAATTGTAATAGATGACGGACAAGAACCACCAAAAGACGCGATCGCGCCACCGCGAAAGCCAAAGTGGTCAGACACATTAAATTACATTGCCAATCCCGATCGCTTCTGTCGGCAAAATCTAGAAAAGTATGGTTCCATCTTCACTACCAGCGTGTTTGGTGGCACCACCATCTTTGTGGGTTCAGCTAAAGCCATTCAAATGACATTTAATGGCGACTTGAAATATACAGAAATTGCCTTGCCACCCACTACGATGGATATGTTTGGCGAGTACAGTCTATTTCAGCGTCCTGATTTGCATCGCCAGCGCAAAAGCGCACTGCGTCCGGGGTTGACGGGTCAGGTACTTGAGGCATATGCACCTGAGATTTCGCGGGCGATCGCGCTAGGCATTTCCGAGTGGCCCACCCCCAGCAGACTGGCACTTTACCCAGCAGTTGAGAAGATCTGCTTTGATGTACTCGTCCCGCTACTGTTGGGAGTCAGCTTGAATGACGCCGACCCAACCACTTTTGAGGGATTACCTGTATCCTCCAAAGCCGAACTAAAGGAGTTGTACAAGACCTTTTTTGATGGTTTCTATGGCTTGTTAAAGTGGAAGTCTGGTTTCACAGTGTACGGCAGGGGATTGAAAGCACGCGCAAGGCTAATTGACTTCATGCGTGCAGTTATAAAGCGACGGCGGACACAGGGCGGAGTCCTTGACCCCACAGTAGACTTCCTCGCTATGATGCTAGCCAGCCAGCAAGAAAACCCAGATGGAGTTTTTAGCGATACCTTAATCGAGAACCAGTGCCTGCTAGAGTTATGGGCGGCACACTACCAACTTTCGTCTCTTGTCTCTTCGCTAATCTACCAGCTTGGATGCCACCCCCAAGTACTACAGCGGCTGCGTGAGGAACAAACGGAAGTGATGGGCGCACGGAACAATATCAGCACGTTCTTACCCGAAAATCTAAAGCAGATGGTATTTCTAGAGGCAACCATCAAAGAAACTCTACGCACCCAGCCTCCTAGTTCTACTGCTAACCGCCGACTAACTAAGTCTGTGGTACTTGATGGCGTGCTGTATAAACAGGGCTGCTCTGTGATGGCAGAACCGCGAATTGCACATATCATGCCAGAATACTTTCACGAACCGGAGGTATTTGCTCCTGAGCGATTCCTACCTCCTCGCAGCGAGGGTAAGATGTACGAGTTCATACCTTTTGGCGGCGGCGTACACGCTTGTTTAGGGGCGCAGTTGACGATGCTCATCACTAAAATATTTGCCTCTTACGTGGTGTACGATTTTGACTGGAAGCTGACGGGCGATGCAAAATTTGTGCAATTTCCTCTCAAGAAGATTAAGGATGATTACCAAATCGATATAGCACGCTTGCCCTAG